The Vigna unguiculata cultivar IT97K-499-35 chromosome 1, ASM411807v1, whole genome shotgun sequence nucleotide sequence GCTGCCATCATCATGAAGTGGCTGAGATTGAGTGATGGTGTCTGATGCCGCGGAAGATTGAGAGAAGAAGACTAATAGTAGCTTGAAAATGGTGATAGCAAGCATGAATGGATGAGTTCCCATTTTTTGTGTGAATTGGTGGTGCATTCAACAGGCACAAATGGTgaaatatatatgtgtatgtgaCAGGTGAGTTGACCAGAGATGTGGTGGTCAATGGAAGTTTTCATCCATGGTGGTGGTCAATGGACGGCACCAGAGTGATATAGTGTTATCCGAATACGAAAACGGGTAGATAAACGATACGGACACGATAcggttaaattgaaaaaattataggaTAGGAGAAACgaaatttatatacatatacatattaaGTTGTTTGAAACGGTCAACTAATATATTATCaactaatacaaaaataatctaatttatttatttaatatccaatataaaaaaataatgataatataaaatttctgttcttattatcaaaattatgtcaaagataaaaaaaatatgtttcaaaTTAGACATAACGTGTCTTATAAATATAGCACCCGTGTCGAACACATAACACAACATTTATAACACAACATTTATAAGACGTCTCGCAACatcataatataatacattatttgtCAGTGAAGAGgaagttgataaaaacaaaagggttttattttatgtaaaacaaatttcaaGCCATCTTTGTTGATCACAGACCCTGTTGCTGGGTCAAATGATAGAACAGAACAACATGTTCACTTGTTCTTCAAACATCGTTGTACAACTATGATTCGTTGACTAACATTACATGTTAGAAGAAAATTCGATAATGTGATTTGCTAATGATTGATTTTGtggtttgtttttttgtttttctcgtGTGTGGTTTAAAGTGCTTATTCACACATTAAAGCCACAATTCTCGGAATTCAAACTTTAGTTTATGATGTTTGATAATAATCCATTCCGTTGAACCAATTctagttttttagtttttattttttgtaaacttGGTGGCGTTTAGTTGGAATTTATTGCATTGATTTGACTAGTGGTGCATTCTTCTCATTCTGGACAGTTGTTTCTCTTCAATGTCAAGTTTTTGTTGGTACATGTCaattatctacgaaaaatgAGAAACGCATTCattttaataagtattttttgGAATAAAAGTCGTAGTTAAGTCGTTttcaataacaaattatttaacatataaaaaactaGTGGCGTCtatctagttttttttaatatatgaagaGTTTGTgattaatattaacaattaattaataaggaatttaaaaacaaatgtgAAGGGAATGAATTTTGTACTCGAATGTTTATGTGTTTACACAGAAATAAGGAGATTGTGTTATATGGAACTATTTGAGGTGTATGTTGACCAATTTGGGATTTGTAGCATAAGTACATGAAGCTACCATTGAATAATGGTTGAAAAGAATTAATTTAAgcttaaatatatttgaagttaaaaaaaaaataattataaattttaaaaatagaatagagtgcacaaatatttattattattcatttaattatattatatatatatatatatatatatatatatatatatatttaaatatgttaaatgatCTTTGTGAAtgtatttcataattttgtaaGTTTGTAAAAAGGTCAGAATTAAATAcctttcaaattattaaatataaactacaaatttatttttaaatattttatattaattgtaaaTTGGTTCTTACCCATAAGCCCATGATGAACCCGACTTACTTGAAGTGAGTGTGGTACGACTCAATTCGAGGTGAGCTCTTTACTCAACTAGAGGTAGGACCAACCTAACTCAGTTTGAGGTATGCCCAATCCAACCAGACTAGAGGTAAAGCCGACTATACTCAATCTAAGGTGGGTATGAACTGATTCAGCTTGAGATGGGTCCGACCTAACTCAGCCTGAGGTGAGTGCAACTTGAGTCGGTCAGAGGTGTGATAAATCAAGTTCTATACCCTCACATCTAGGCTTATAACACTTCCTTAggattctcttttcttttattttacattcTTAGCttagtttttacaattttttttaggaaCTTAGAACTTGAGTTGAAATTTGTGTAAAATTTTGGTCTGAATGCTGAAATTTCATCTGGACGATACCGACCTTTGCTAATTGTTTTTgtgcataactttctccacatgTGCTTTAAGTTAAGGTTTGTTGCATTGTATTCAAAGAGCTTTCTAATTTGAGTGATATAACACATTTTTTTGAGTTATGTTAGTGTTGCAGtcactacaaaaatataacattttaattggGGTTTATTACTTGAGGTTATCATAACctccaataaaatatatacattgcGGAGGTTTTAAAAACCCCTTTTAACTACCAGGGTTTTTTTAAGAAACCCAGGGAATGTCTctttatttttctccttttttcgtaatttttaattacttgaccCGTTATCCTTTCctcctctctttctttctctttgttttaCCCTAGTAGTCATAAAATAAGCCCTTCTCGTGCATGCCTCCACTATGTCTCCACTGAGCCTCCACCGTGCCTCCACCGTGGCTTCACCATTTTTGGTTGAAGTTTAAGGTAATGAAGATCGTTATCTTGCTTTCAATTTCATCTCCTTACTTTTTTATTGCTCTTTCTCTTTCGATTTCATCTCCTATTTTCTATTTCGTCTCATTTCAATTTCGATTTCATTCCCTACATCATTgcttttgatttcattttcttctgTCGTTGCTTTCGATTTCGTTTTCctctttcaatttcatctcTCTTACTCATGCCCTAAGTCACTGATTATTTTCCCACCATCAAGTAGTAGCTCTGGCAGTGCCATAGCCACCGCAATCGGAGTGTGATTCCACAACCACTGTAGCCATTGTAACAGTGTGATCCCTAGTTCTGTTCAGGTGCTCCTCTTTGCAGCTTCATCTCTGATTTTGTACTCTTAGATTTTGTTCTTATCTGATTATATGCTTAAAGACTAAGGTTTTTTGTTAACCATGTTTTCCAATGGTACTAAtcaagtttttcaaatttttgtgaaTTCGAGAGTGAACCGAAAActgtttagaaaaattatagtGATCATTGCATTTGAGTAGAATTTAGTAACTATGGTATAAGAGAAGTGTGGACCATAGAAAAAGGTTCTCAGAGATCCTGAAACGAACATATGAACTAAAAAGGATCGCTCCTAAAGTACATATGTTCCTAAAGTGTGGACCATtcacatatataatttatcagTCTGTTCACAAATCTCATGTAATCCTTTCTCCAAGAATGCCAAAGTAGTATAGGCCCTAATAAGCCCCAAAATCCCGTAAAGAATCCTATCCCCATGCTCATGTATAATGCCTCATAAAAGACATTGTCTTCATCACCATTGATTGTTTCAACTTCTGGGAACTTTACTGTCGTTTGATCTCTATCTCCAGGACAACTTTTGTTCAATTGTTCACCACAAAGATCTCTGTTTCCTTCAAAACTATAGCCTTCAAAGGTTTCAAAATGCCTTTCTCGTGGGATTCTCCCTGAAAGAGAGTTGTGTGATAAATCTAATTTGCCTAGATCATCAAtttgagaaagagaaaaaggaatTCCCCCACTGATACGATTTCTTGATAAGTCCAAGGACTCCAGTGAACTTAAATTTCCTATCTCTAAATGAATTTCTCCGCTTAGATAATTTTGGGATAAATTTAGAGAAACCAAGCCAGCCAAATATCCAATCTCTTTTGGTATTTCACCTGTTAAATTATTACTCGAAAGATCAATGCTCTTTAAGTTGTAACTCTGGATCCGAAAACCACAGTTCCACACCTTTCCACATACATATTATGTTAAGTGTATATCATACTTGGATGGAAAAGAATGATAAGGTTCATGGTAAGTAAGATTGATAGAGCAATATATCTGATTTAGAATTGGACCCCTGTTGATGATCTTTTTAGACATTACTGTCAAATTCTTTAAGCATCTTGGAATATCACTCGAGTAGAAATTCTTTGAAAAACTAAGTTCAATTACATAGATATTGCATACTGTCATTTGAAGACAACATTGCACAAAAGTTTTGCAGTCTTGTATTATATGAATCAAACAATGTTAAGACAAACAAGTTTCCATTTATGTTAAAGTGAATGTTTTGTAATTGCACTATAATTTCAAAGTCATAAAAGATTAGGTTgtattattacataattaataacaatgTTACATTGCGGGTTATTGTAAGTTACAACAGATttctttataaacatttttagaATTAATTGGGTGTTCATTTTAGGTATGGTgacaaaaacagaaaattaaaaaaagacagaaaatatatataaagacataaagtaggattttttttatatataacatcatGTCATTTATTCACATGCTATTTTTTGTGTGcctattacatattaatataatatgatatgttAATATGGTTAATTTTCTGATGATTAATTAACTTCAATATGACAAATAAGGCATGTGGGGACAAAAGaagttatttattaattttcaataaataagttaaaatgatTCATATAGTAAAAGattaaatgataaaagtaaGGATTTAATAAATGTTGTACTCTAAATAGatttagaatatttaaaattaaagttaaatatatttctcctctttaaattatttttataagttatgATCAGTCCTtcaactaaattatatatttatttattctatgcACTATGAAAGTTAAGAAACGTCTTATAGAAGGTGAAGGCTATATTAtagtttattatataattttcatggaaaatatttcatatgttatttatagaaaaaaaatattgacatcacttttattatttcacatcacttttaatatttaactcaCATACTTGCAAGGTTTATGATGTGAAAGTGTAACAGAGGTTTATGCTATGTTTCAGGATTTCAGCTCCAGCTTACAGTAATAGTGAGAATCTGAAATGCATTGAAGAGCTTGCTGATATTTCACATGccgaaaaaaatttatttttgcttATAATGGAATATTCTATGtcttcttttaaatattaattaaatttacaaattcaaaattcTGTGAATTATATGCAGGAAGCATAATATTACAGAGtataaaaattatgcaaaagaaaattatagCAGACCTCTGTTTGATAAagtttctttataaaatattcaatactaTTTTACTAATTCATCTTAAACTATTATCCTTCGTTGTTTAATTTGATGTGTTTATCTTATTTGTAGACCACcggaagatgaagaaaatatcAACCAAGAAGAAAATGTCAACCAATAAATCTTCTACATGGAGACATGTAGTTACACCTGCAGCTCATCATCAATCTCATTCAGGTAATTATGTCACTTCCTTAATACACCTGCAGCTTGCTACCGAGGCCTTCAAGGGTCTactatctttaaatatttatattgacataaaataaaaatacttctgaacatctatatttatatttaagttacgAATCATTAccaaatgaaagaaatgaataTCCAAAGCAGATATTAATAAGCATGTAGCAACTAACATGTAAGAGAGCACTCCAATTTCTCTTCTTTAAGGTTTCAACTTAGAATCATGTCTGCATGTTctgtttgtgaaaaaataattttcctttctGTTTCCTACTGCAGATGCTGTGTAGTACAGTTCTTTTCCTACTTCTTATATATTTCCCTTGAAAACCTCCTTCTTCTATTATTATGGAGAATAATTTTTGCAAAGAAGTTGGCacacaatttgtttttttaggtGATTGTGTTCTAAATATGAAGGAAAATGACTGAAGGAATAAAGTATGGtaccatttaaaaaattttattcgtttttatgaaagttataaTCAGCtcaattgaaaatgaaaacttattttcattccTTCTAAACATTAAGttgtttctaaaaaaatttaaaaaagtacttTAATATGAAATTCTATCACTAAGATCCCATGACTCCATTTTAGATACTATCATTGCTTAGTTTGAGACTGCTTATGAGTTTATGAGTTTACTTGCCTAAAATTAAAAGCACTTCGATAAATTCACTGTAACTGGTACAATAACATTGCTAGCCCATGAATTCTGATAGAGGTACAGTACCATAATAAAGGACCGCGGAAACTCTACTCTTTAAAGTGTATGTGAGGGTGGGGGAGTAGCATTTCCATTCTAAAAAGTTAACAATTATTCCTCCAGAAAtattaaattgagatttttttccCTAATATGCCCCCCTAAATATAAGAATGATGCTAGGTAACATTCTATAAACTTGActacttaaataaaaattcacattcatagtataaactaaatataaacaTGGAAGGAAAATACTtaagcttttattttattttcccaattaaaaacatttatttgagTTACATCAATTAGATCCCCTGTACTAAATTGAATTGATTCTCACACACCAAACTAAAACCTGCTTTCTATGTCATTTAGATTTTATTAACTCCTAACCGAGAATCTAGGCTACTTTTTTATGGATGGAATATACAGGTCAGAGGTTGGTGCAAAAGTAGGTTATAAATCAAAGTGACTAAAACATTAAATTGATAGCAAGTGTATTGGCATATAATATTTTGAACACTGactttctttcaaaatttaaaacagtGACCTAGTAAGACCTAAATAGTAGACAAACTATGTTCCCTGTAGTCAAGCAATAAGGAGGgcaaaaattacatttttaaaacgAAGCTTCTAGTTCtctaaaacatttaaaactaaGTTTTTGGCCTCAGTAAGGTTCCAATGTTAATTTTAactgttttatgttttgaaggCTAAGTTTGATGTCCATTCTGATGTTCATATAAGCCACATCCTCAAATCACTTAACATAAAGTGGAGAGACCACCGACAGGAATTGTGGCAACTTAGAAATGATGGAACACGTACTAGAGATGAATTGATCACAATGGTTCCAGCAGGAATAGATAGAGATCATTGGGCTTCTTTTGTGGATTATCGactaaattcaaaaacaaaggtatattgaaactatttttcatCAACATCGTTCAagttaatgattattaatttttatacgtTGATGATTAGGAGCATGCtctgaaaaataaagataataggGCAAAGCAAACCATTGCTCACACATGTGGATCTAAGAGCATTGCAAGGAAAAGAGATGAAATGGTGATAATACTACATATCTTGATGTgaactttttgtttcaatttttggctttatgtgttatatttttttttctttaattttataggaaaaagaGTGTGGCCACAAGGTTAGTAGAGGAGAGGTATGGATAGCAACACATAAACATGCTAATGGAGCCTTTGTGAGTGATGAAGTGAGGGAAATCAGTGTAAGTTCAATTCTAATAAAGTCTATAATTGTCAACCATactttgtgttattttaattagtttcttcTTATGTTCTTTGTAGGAAAAAATTCAAGTATATGaatcaacatcatcatcatctgtaTCAAAAGAAATATCAAGTACTGATTCCTTAGCTTTTGCTTTCGGAAGCCAAGAGCACTGTGGACGTGTtaggggtttgggtttgggtcTTTGCCCATCTAAAGTGTTTGGCTCCAAGGGTCATTCATATAGTGGAGCATCTTCAAGTTATCCTTCTAATGCTCAGTTACAAAATCAGGTTAACTTTTTAGTTTTGATCATGATGCATTACTTTTATCAAATTTGACGTTTGAATATGTTTAAAGTAATATGTTATGTAAACCAAGATTGTCAAAAGAGCTCCATTTTGTTTCTTCAAaagtagaaaatattattttctctattttgattattttgattaattttgtgttttaaaataggtTTCTACATTAACATCCCAACTCAATGAAATGAAGGCAATGGTTAattttttggtacaaaattaTCAAGGAGAGTTGCCTCGTGATTTTACTGTGCATCATGCACCAACGGTAATATTTAAAacttgattaaattaatatatgtttgatattattatttggaaagttattaattatcattatttttcatatgttaGGTATCTGATCAAAGAAGTGTTCCTAACGAAGAAACAAATGATCAACATCCAACACCGCATTAGATGATATTTTTCGTTTACTTTTGAAATTTGTCAACAAATATGCTTCTAGAAAACTTTTggttaattttggttttattatAGGTAGATAGTGCATTGCTTATTATGTCATTGTCATTCAAATGCTACCTCTCCAACACTTATTATGTTAAGAGCATTATGACTGCTAGTTCTATTGGTaccatttgaatgaatatttgtattggtaccatttgaatgaatatttgtattgattGCTTATTTTGAAGTGGCATTGAAGGTTTTGCTTATTTGTATTGATTGATACCaaaatattaagtaataaataggaaattttataaaataaggttcttttcgtactcaaataattaattaaacaaatcaATTATCAGGAAAGTACAACTTTAGCATTATAGCAATGTCATAATAATATGAGCACTAACTTTTTGGTATTAACAGGGGTTTTCAAGGAATTAATGGGAGTTTTTGGAACCCCAAGCATTACTGGAGTTTTTGTAAACCCCATGCATTACTGGGGGTTTTTGGAACCTCATGCATTACTGGGGGTTTTCAGAACCCCAGACATTAATGGGGGTTTTCAGAACCCCAAGCATTAACGGGGGTTTTCGAAACCCCAAGTATTAATGGGGTTTTCGAAACCCCCAGTAAATTGCGCTACTTCCAGGGGTTGCTAAAAACCTCTGGTAATCCGTTAGCCACGCTTGCACTTCCAGGAGAATCTCAAACCCCTGGTAA carries:
- the LOC114162522 gene encoding uncharacterized protein LOC114162522 — its product is MVPAGIDRDHWASFVDYRLNSKTKEHALKNKDNRAKQTIAHTCGSKSIARKRDEMEKIQVYESTSSSSVSKEISSTDSLAFAFGSQEHCGRVRGLGLGLCPSKVFGSKGHSYSGASSSYPSNAQLQNQVSTLTSQLNEMKAMVNFLVQNYQGELPRDFTVHHAPTVSDQRSVPNEETNDQHPTPH